Proteins from a single region of Chloroflexota bacterium:
- a CDS encoding NIPSNAP family protein, producing MLYELRIYEILPGKMPVIDARFREHTLGFFERHGVEVVGFWHEVVGRSDRLVYLTRFADMADRERKWGAFIKDPEWLQLRAETESDGQIVARIHNRFLEPTDYSPLP from the coding sequence ATGCTGTATGAATTGCGCATCTACGAGATTCTTCCCGGCAAGATGCCGGTGATCGACGCTCGGTTTCGCGAGCACACGTTGGGCTTCTTCGAGCGGCACGGCGTGGAGGTGGTCGGGTTTTGGCACGAGGTCGTGGGCCGCAGCGACCGGCTGGTGTATCTGACGCGCTTTGCGGACATGGCCGACCGCGAGCGGAAATGGGGCGCCTTCATCAAGGACCCCGAGTGGCTGCAACTGCGGGCCGAAACGGAATCCGACGGGCAGATTGTGGCTCGGATTCACAACCGGTTCCTCGAGCCGACGGACTATTCGCCGCTGCCGTAG
- a CDS encoding TrkA family potassium uptake protein, translating into MYAIVIGCGRAGAEIAARMAASGDSVVVIDRDSHAFQRLPEDFAGTTLVGTAIDLDVLEAAGVARADVLVAATYGDNSNLTAVQLARLKYDVPRVIARVKDPVRARVFADRGIETICSTDIIAGAIMDRLAGSPAA; encoded by the coding sequence TTGTACGCCATCGTGATTGGCTGCGGACGCGCCGGCGCCGAGATTGCCGCGCGCATGGCTGCTTCGGGCGACTCGGTCGTCGTCATCGACCGCGACAGCCACGCGTTCCAGCGGCTGCCCGAAGACTTCGCCGGCACGACGCTCGTGGGCACCGCCATCGACCTCGACGTCCTGGAGGCCGCCGGCGTGGCCCGCGCCGACGTGCTGGTGGCGGCCACCTACGGCGACAACTCCAATCTCACCGCCGTGCAGCTGGCGCGCCTCAAATACGACGTGCCGCGCGTGATCGCCCGTGTAAAGGACCCTGTGCGCGCCCGCGTCTTCGCCGATCGCGGCATCGAGACCATCTGCTCCACGGACATCATCGCCGGCGCGATCATGGACCGGCTGGCCGGCTCCCCGGCGGCTTAG
- a CDS encoding NAD-binding protein — protein MFIIIAGGGKVGAALAHDLPPGGHEIVLLEKDRRKAQDLEDDLGASVIPQDASEGRWLSTAGVARADLVIAVTGDDEDNLIICQLARALSKGRARTIARLNNPKNQDAFRLLEIEAIVNATDLVMSMIERDLGAASVVHLMRLRSAGLELVELTVASESAAAGASVSDLQLEQLGARVAVVLRGDDALFTFTDLVLRSGDTVVAVVDIANESAVRSRFDAAHF, from the coding sequence GTGTTCATCATCATCGCTGGCGGCGGCAAGGTGGGCGCCGCGCTGGCGCACGATTTGCCGCCCGGCGGGCACGAGATCGTCCTCCTCGAGAAAGACCGCCGCAAGGCGCAGGACTTGGAAGATGATCTTGGCGCCTCGGTGATTCCCCAGGACGCCTCCGAGGGCCGCTGGCTCTCGACGGCGGGCGTGGCGCGGGCCGACCTCGTGATCGCCGTCACCGGCGACGACGAGGACAACCTCATCATCTGTCAGCTCGCTCGCGCGCTCTCCAAAGGTCGGGCCCGCACCATCGCGCGTCTCAACAACCCCAAGAACCAAGACGCCTTTCGCCTCCTCGAGATCGAGGCCATCGTCAACGCCACCGACCTGGTCATGAGCATGATCGAGCGCGACCTGGGCGCGGCGTCCGTGGTGCACCTCATGCGCCTGCGCTCCGCCGGCCTCGAGCTCGTCGAGCTGACGGTGGCCAGCGAATCGGCCGCGGCCGGGGCGTCGGTCTCCGACCTGCAGTTGGAGCAGTTGGGCGCCCGCGTGGCCGTCGTGCTGCGCGGCGACGACGCGCTGTTCACGTTCACCGACCTCGTGCTCAGGTCCGGCGATACGGTGGTGGCGGTCGTGGACATCGCCAACGAAAGCGCTGTCCGCTCCCGCTTCGACGCCGCACACTTCTAG
- a CDS encoding 50S ribosomal protein L25, with amino-acid sequence MPERPRLRASSRTVRGRAVKRLRRSGVIPANLVTPNQPSTAVQVDERELATLVRHGADGRLLDLECDGSTEAVLFDDYELDVITDRLLHATFRRVDLTRPVTVEVAIELQGTAPAAAVMGVTVIQSLTTLEVEALPTEIPSTLVADVSGLEAPGDEVVVADLRAPDGVYTPVGDSAETVISVNVLRAQAEDLEEEEVDLEEVEIEPGEEGEAAEAPPEEEAPA; translated from the coding sequence GTGCCTGAACGTCCACGCCTCCGGGCGTCCTCCCGCACCGTGCGGGGCCGGGCCGTCAAGCGCCTGCGGCGGTCGGGAGTGATTCCGGCGAATCTCGTCACGCCGAATCAGCCGTCAACCGCCGTTCAGGTGGATGAGCGTGAGCTGGCCACCCTGGTGCGGCACGGCGCCGACGGTCGCTTGCTCGACCTCGAATGCGACGGCAGCACCGAAGCCGTGCTCTTCGACGACTACGAGTTGGACGTGATCACGGACCGCTTGCTGCACGCGACGTTCCGCCGCGTCGACCTCACCAGGCCGGTGACGGTTGAGGTGGCGATCGAGCTGCAAGGGACGGCGCCGGCCGCCGCGGTCATGGGCGTGACGGTGATTCAATCGCTCACCACGCTGGAGGTCGAGGCGCTGCCCACCGAAATCCCATCGACGCTGGTGGCCGATGTCTCCGGCTTGGAAGCTCCTGGAGACGAAGTGGTGGTGGCCGACCTGCGCGCGCCGGACGGCGTTTACACGCCCGTGGGCGATTCCGCCGAAACGGTGATTTCGGTGAACGTGCTGCGGGCGCAGGCTGAGGATCTCGAGGAAGAAGAGGTCGATCTCGAAGAAGTGGAGATCGAGCCCGGCGAGGAAGGCGAGGCCGCCGAAGCGCCGCCGGAGGAAGAGGCTCCCGCGTAG
- a CDS encoding class I SAM-dependent methyltransferase: MISRLLNRHGIPTPGVVDQTIDGAAVQYFGWLVDWLDEDLNGALILDAGCWNAPFGTYLRASGVSVDYVGVDLSRQALRYALGLEESLHVLRADLAQPTLPFASEAFDGVTLILTYEHLPRGTEPALIRALAEVLKPGGWLVVITELNSLLAPLDPAWAFGHRHYSPGDLEPVFQSAGLDIEDMRINGGVWHCLEIIAAYVAKHIFRRRLYRPAWLCARTTREYEPVPRWLGSRLSFKCRRPAG, encoded by the coding sequence TTGATCTCTCGGCTGCTCAATCGCCACGGGATTCCGACTCCGGGCGTTGTTGACCAGACGATTGACGGGGCGGCCGTTCAGTATTTCGGCTGGCTGGTTGATTGGCTCGACGAAGACCTGAACGGGGCGCTCATTCTGGATGCGGGATGCTGGAATGCGCCCTTTGGTACGTACCTTCGAGCATCCGGGGTCAGCGTGGACTACGTTGGAGTCGACCTGAGCCGTCAGGCGCTGCGGTACGCCCTAGGGCTCGAGGAGAGTCTCCACGTTCTCCGAGCCGATTTGGCGCAACCGACCCTGCCATTCGCTTCGGAGGCCTTTGACGGCGTGACGCTGATCTTGACCTACGAGCATTTGCCGCGCGGCACTGAGCCGGCGTTGATCCGGGCGCTGGCTGAAGTCTTGAAGCCCGGCGGGTGGCTGGTTGTGATTACCGAGCTCAACAGTCTCCTCGCCCCGCTTGATCCGGCGTGGGCCTTCGGGCACCGGCACTACTCGCCCGGCGACCTCGAACCGGTGTTCCAGTCCGCCGGCCTGGACATTGAGGACATGCGCATCAATGGAGGCGTGTGGCACTGCCTGGAAATAATCGCCGCCTATGTCGCCAAGCATATTTTTCGACGCCGGCTCTACCGGCCGGCCTGGCTGTGTGCGCGTACCACCCGCGAATACGAGCCGGTGCCGCGCTGGCTGGGATCGCGCCTGTCCTTCAAGTGTCGGCGGCCGGCTGGCTGA